CGGTACATCGGGCTGAGCAGTCCCGGGCAACATGCCTGGCAGGTGCTGCTGCAACCCGACCAAGCAAGCGCAGCGGCCGTTGAAATTGGGATGCAGTTCACCGGCGGATCGATCCTCAGCCTGCAACCGAACCTCGACGTCTTCGACGACGCCAATCCCGGGCAGAATCCGTTCACTGGCACGGTGACCATTGGCGCCTCCGTGCAAAACAGCGGCGCCGCGGCGTTTGCCGCGCTCGGCGGCGTCATTCCCGCGGTGCAGCAGACGCTCGTGATGACCGTCATGACGAACGGCCCGGGAACGCTCAGTTTGGGCGGCCAGAATCACAACGGCTTCTTCACCGGCGCCCGCGTCTGGCAGGGGGCGACTCCCGTCAACGGCCTCACGGCTTCCCTGCAAGTCACGGGAACCGAGGCCGACTTCAATCAGAACGGCGTCGTCGATGGCGCCGACTTCCTCATCTGGCAACGCGGCTCCGGCCTCGCGAGCGGCGCCACCCGCGCCCTCGGCGACGCTAATGCCGACGGCGCCGTGAACCAGTTCGATCTCAACATCTGGCGCGGCCAATACGGGGCCACGACGAGCCCGCCCGTCGCTGCCGTTCCCGAACCGGCAACGCTCGGCGGCGCACTGCTGGCGGCAGCGTCGTTCCTGCCGCTAGCCAGAAAACGTCGTCGCTAAAGAAATGAAAGCCACCGGCTCCGCCGGTGGACGAAGTGCTAGTTCGCTATGCTCTTGCTTCGTCCACCGGCGAAGCCGGTGGCTTTCAAACTCACTGCAGGTCAGCGTTACTTCCGCCGTACGCTAGCCACGTGCGTCATGAACTGCTTCGTCCGCTCGGAAATCGCGTCGAAATTCCCTTCACGCATGAGCTTCTTGTCGACGAGCAAACTGCCGACCGCCACGGCGAACGCGCCAGCGCTGAAGAAATCCCCCACCGTTTCAAACGAAACGCTGCCTGACGGCAACAGCGGCACGTTCGGCAGCGGCCCGGCCAAATCACGCAGGTAGGTGGCCCCGCCAATCGAAGCGGGAAACACCTTCACGATGTCGGCGCCGGCTTTCACCGCAGTGCGAATTTCGGTCGGCGTGTAGGCGCCCGGGATGGCGGCAATGCCTTGCTTGCGGCAAACATTGATCACGTCGATTTCAATCGAGGGCGAGATCAAGAACTCCGCCCCGGCGGTAATCGCCGCTTCCGCTTCGTCGCTTTCGAGGACCGTTCCCGCCCCCAGCAAAATCTCCTCGCGGCTGTATCGGCCGGCCAATTCTTGGATGAGTTCAATCGCTCCCGGGGTCGTTAGCGTAATCTCGATGGTACGCAAACCGCCGGCGATGAGCGCGCTGACGGTATCGAGAACGGTTTCGGCCTCATTGGCGCGCACGACGGCGACGACGCCCTCCTGATGCAATTCGTCGATAACTTGCTGCTTCGGCCGGTGGGCGAGTGATTGGCGTTTCATTGAACCTGATGAGCGGGCGAAAGTGGTTTGTGACGAGGAGTGATCAATCTTCCGACAAGCATTATCAACCGCCGCCAATTATAATACAATATGACGATCGACGTGACGCTGAGTTCCTGCCCCCCCCAGCGACTTTTCACCGCGGATGCCACACTCCCTCATACTCGTCGCCGGATACGCTGGCAGCGGCAAGACCCGCGTCGGCAACGATATTGCGCGGCAGTTGCCCGCCTGCTACCTCGATAAAGATACCCTCGGCACGCCCTTCGTGGAGCGCCTATTGGTGGCGCTGCAGCAGCCGCCCGGCGACCGCGACAGCCCGATTTACCGCGCCGAAATTCGGCCGCTCGAATACGAAGCGCTCGTCGCAACCGGACTCGAAGCGGCTGCCCTCGGCTCCGACGTCGTGCTGTCGGCGCCATTTCTCGTTCAACTCGTCGACCCGCAGTGGGTGGGCGACCTGCAGCGGCAAGCCCGCGACGCAAAAATCAAACTGCAAGTCGTGTGGGTCGCCAGCGACCATGCCACGCTGCGGCGCCGCATGTCGCAGCGCGGGTCGGTTCGCGACCACGCCAAACTCGCCGACTGGGAAGCCTACGCCGCCAACGTCGACGTGTCGCTGGACCAGCAGTTTGCAGTTGAGAGCTGGCGGTTCGACAACTCCGAGCAGGCTGACTACTCCGCGGAACTAACGCGGCTGCTCGCGCACTTGCGCAGCCGTTAAACAATTTTTCTTTTCACCGATCACTCGTCACTGTTCTTGTTTGGGAGAAACAATGAGTTACTCGCGAAGTGAACTTTTACAGGCGCTTTGTCGCCGAGCGTTACTGCTGCTCGCCGGCGCGCTGCTCGCGTGCCAAGCAGCGACCGCTCTAGCCGTCGCACCGACGGCGGAAGAACTCGCCGCCGAATCGTCCTGGGTGAAGGAACAACTCCTGCAAACGACGAAGGCCCCGCCGTTCTCGTTCAAGTACGGCTCCGACAAGCCCGCGGCGTTCTACAAGTCTTGGGACCGCCAAGCCAGCGAAAAGAAGCTCGACGACAATCGCACGGAGCACGTCATTACTTGGACGCACAAGGCAAGTGAACTTCAAGTCCGCTGCGTCGCCGTAACCTACAGCGATTTCCCCGTCGTCGAATGGACGGTCTACTTCAAGAACCTCGGCAAGAAGGCGA
This sequence is a window from Lacipirellula parvula. Protein-coding genes within it:
- a CDS encoding bifunctional 4-hydroxy-2-oxoglutarate aldolase/2-dehydro-3-deoxy-phosphogluconate aldolase — its product is MKRQSLAHRPKQQVIDELHQEGVVAVVRANEAETVLDTVSALIAGGLRTIEITLTTPGAIELIQELAGRYSREEILLGAGTVLESDEAEAAITAGAEFLISPSIEIDVINVCRKQGIAAIPGAYTPTEIRTAVKAGADIVKVFPASIGGATYLRDLAGPLPNVPLLPSGSVSFETVGDFFSAGAFAVAVGSLLVDKKLMREGNFDAISERTKQFMTHVASVRRK
- a CDS encoding dockerin type I domain-containing protein, translating into MRLLLTITLGFALVAASAADAAQFSLRYIGLSSPGQHAWQVLLQPDQASAAAVEIGMQFTGGSILSLQPNLDVFDDANPGQNPFTGTVTIGASVQNSGAAAFAALGGVIPAVQQTLVMTVMTNGPGTLSLGGQNHNGFFTGARVWQGATPVNGLTASLQVTGTEADFNQNGVVDGADFLIWQRGSGLASGATRALGDANADGAVNQFDLNIWRGQYGATTSPPVAAVPEPATLGGALLAAASFLPLARKRRR
- a CDS encoding AAA family ATPase — encoded protein: MPHSLILVAGYAGSGKTRVGNDIARQLPACYLDKDTLGTPFVERLLVALQQPPGDRDSPIYRAEIRPLEYEALVATGLEAAALGSDVVLSAPFLVQLVDPQWVGDLQRQARDAKIKLQVVWVASDHATLRRRMSQRGSVRDHAKLADWEAYAANVDVSLDQQFAVESWRFDNSEQADYSAELTRLLAHLRSR